A single window of Pectobacterium parmentieri DNA harbors:
- a CDS encoding terminase has protein sequence MTEAQQRLFILSKLSNPWWRLNNLYKIENEKGQLVTFRMRPAQRRLFKHMHYRNIILKARQLGFSTAIDIYLLDQALFNKNIKCGIIAQDKTAAGEIFRTKISIPFDNLPGWLRSSFKITERRSGANGGYILFSHGSSIQVATSFRSGTVQRLHISEHGKICAKYPAKAKEVRTGTLNAVHDGCIVFDESTAEGVGGDFHTMSTRALELAQSGVDLTMQDYKFHFYPWFDDPKYVAPVPAGGLRLSKYHQEYFAAVEAATRATLSAEQKQWYIRKEVEQGEEMKQEFPSTPQEAFLTSGRRVFPAINVMYAEGRCSPPLIVYDVEPETGKRTKVQALRGGDKEELQRTLQNHLLVWELPDPDEDYAIGADIAEGLENGDRSSFDVVKKSTGEQVAHWFGHLDAELFAQLLAHIGKWYNTAYIGPERNNHGHAVLQKLRDIYPVRAIYAEQHLDRDNDDETPKLGWLTTKQSKPVVTEGLKTLLREKASGIRWIGTINELNTYVYDAKGSMGAQTGCFDDQVMSYAIAQEMRARMPARPKLKPIDRSKPTHWMSH, from the coding sequence ATGACCGAGGCGCAGCAGCGCCTTTTTATTTTGTCAAAATTGAGCAATCCGTGGTGGCGGCTCAACAATCTGTACAAGATCGAGAATGAAAAAGGCCAATTGGTCACGTTTCGGATGCGTCCGGCACAGCGTCGTTTGTTCAAGCACATGCATTACCGCAACATCATTCTTAAGGCGCGTCAGCTCGGTTTCTCCACTGCGATTGATATCTACCTGCTCGATCAGGCGCTATTCAACAAGAACATCAAGTGCGGGATCATTGCGCAGGATAAGACCGCCGCGGGCGAAATCTTCCGTACCAAGATATCGATACCGTTCGACAATCTACCTGGCTGGTTACGTTCATCTTTCAAGATTACCGAGCGACGCAGCGGGGCGAATGGCGGCTATATCCTGTTTTCTCACGGCTCCAGCATTCAGGTAGCCACGTCTTTCCGCTCAGGTACGGTTCAGCGTCTGCACATTTCTGAGCATGGAAAAATCTGCGCCAAGTATCCGGCGAAAGCCAAAGAGGTGCGAACCGGTACGCTGAACGCGGTGCATGACGGCTGCATCGTGTTTGACGAATCCACGGCGGAAGGTGTGGGCGGCGACTTCCATACCATGAGCACGAGGGCGCTTGAACTGGCGCAATCCGGCGTTGATCTGACGATGCAGGATTACAAGTTTCATTTCTATCCGTGGTTTGACGATCCGAAATACGTTGCACCCGTTCCGGCCGGAGGTCTGCGCCTGAGTAAATATCATCAGGAATATTTTGCTGCAGTGGAAGCGGCAACGCGTGCCACGCTGAGTGCTGAGCAAAAGCAGTGGTATATCCGCAAAGAGGTCGAGCAGGGTGAGGAAATGAAACAGGAATTTCCTTCCACGCCGCAGGAAGCCTTCTTAACCTCTGGCCGCCGTGTGTTCCCTGCGATCAATGTGATGTATGCCGAAGGGCGTTGTAGCCCACCGCTGATTGTCTATGACGTAGAGCCGGAAACCGGTAAGCGCACAAAGGTGCAGGCACTGCGTGGCGGCGATAAAGAAGAACTTCAGCGCACGTTGCAAAATCATCTACTAGTCTGGGAATTGCCGGATCCCGATGAAGATTACGCTATCGGTGCGGATATCGCCGAAGGACTGGAAAACGGTGACCGATCTTCATTTGATGTCGTGAAGAAATCGACAGGCGAACAGGTAGCGCATTGGTTCGGTCATCTGGATGCTGAATTGTTCGCGCAACTGCTGGCGCACATCGGCAAGTGGTACAACACCGCCTACATCGGACCAGAACGAAATAACCACGGTCATGCGGTATTGCAGAAGTTGCGTGATATTTACCCCGTCCGCGCTATTTATGCCGAGCAGCACCTCGATCGCGATAACGACGATGAAACGCCGAAGCTGGGCTGGCTGACGACCAAGCAGAGTAAGCCGGTGGTAACTGAGGGGCTGAAAACGTTACTGCGTGAAAAGGCCAGCGGCATTCGTTGGATCGGCACAATCAATGAACTGAATACCTATGTCTATGACGCTAAAGGCAGCATGGGCGCACAAACCGGTTGTTTCGATGACCAGGTGATGAGCTATGCCATTGCGCAGGAAATGCGTGCTCGTATGCCAGCCAGACCGAAACTGAAACCTATCGACCGTTCTAAACCTACTCACTGGATGTCACATTAA
- a CDS encoding DUF6682 family protein, giving the protein MTTINDIIGRANSQLLDSLWLRWPKSELLDYYNDAINAVIIIRPDAGASIETFDCVPGTRQHLPDGAIRLLEITRVIGERAIQPFPRDALDYQYPDWHSITGPIERYCYDEQTPKSFFVFPGALAGAQLEINVARLPSPANIADLSPQNARSFPLDELYFNPVLEFILFRAYGKDAENGNNAMLSSQHYQTFVDLLGVKSQTDTAAGQKKQAQYNGSSQA; this is encoded by the coding sequence ATGACAACGATTAACGACATTATCGGCAGAGCAAACTCGCAACTGCTGGATTCGCTGTGGCTGCGCTGGCCTAAATCCGAACTTCTGGATTATTACAATGATGCGATTAACGCTGTCATCATCATTCGGCCAGATGCCGGGGCGTCAATTGAGACATTCGATTGCGTGCCGGGTACGCGGCAACATTTGCCTGATGGTGCAATACGGTTGCTGGAAATTACGCGAGTCATCGGAGAACGTGCTATTCAGCCGTTTCCGCGTGACGCGCTCGATTATCAGTATCCCGATTGGCACAGCATTACGGGTCCGATTGAACGCTATTGTTACGACGAGCAGACGCCTAAAAGCTTCTTTGTATTCCCCGGCGCATTGGCGGGTGCCCAGTTGGAAATCAACGTAGCGCGTTTGCCTTCTCCTGCCAATATTGCCGATCTGTCGCCGCAGAACGCCCGGTCATTCCCTCTTGATGAACTATATTTTAACCCTGTTCTTGAATTCATCCTGTTTCGCGCCTACGGCAAAGACGCAGAAAACGGCAATAACGCGATGTTGTCATCCCAGCACTATCAAACCTTTGTCGATCTGCTGGGCGTTAAATCACAAACTGATACCGCTGCCGGGCAGAAAAAGCAGGCGCAATATAACGGGAGTTCGCAAGCGTGA
- a CDS encoding TIGR02642 family protein: MTIAIEQLIKMHDPHCMSIESLNIGRGQGILSKDQIVGAFATAQHRHSVGFDLLMTKYRHDSQAEQRIRDAISNWVKTRTHLMHSDSACQLALSMVLDRNLPAQIDHIAGLLRRYGAKAAQSRKNTNALRAEIKQLERQRCREKVSHADYISAGIEITELNERISHERKALREWSDLQAAQLNVCPRCSGTGKTQRPVITVCNECGGNGHIVATFEHLRKSLAIIGAVISAGEWPKYLDLVKSCMRWLYVEESQAVSTLSTKIYDEMEA, from the coding sequence ATGACCATAGCCATAGAACAACTTATCAAGATGCACGATCCGCATTGTATGAGTATTGAATCACTGAACATAGGGCGCGGGCAAGGCATTCTTTCCAAAGATCAGATCGTTGGCGCGTTTGCTACAGCTCAACATCGCCATTCCGTTGGCTTTGATTTGTTAATGACAAAATACCGCCACGATAGCCAGGCAGAACAGCGTATTCGAGATGCTATTTCTAACTGGGTAAAAACTCGAACTCACCTCATGCACTCGGACTCTGCCTGTCAGTTGGCGCTAAGTATGGTGCTTGATCGCAATCTGCCCGCGCAAATCGATCATATCGCTGGGCTACTACGCAGATACGGCGCTAAAGCGGCGCAGTCGCGCAAGAATACCAATGCATTGCGTGCAGAGATAAAGCAGCTTGAAAGGCAGCGCTGTCGCGAAAAGGTGAGCCACGCCGATTACATTAGCGCGGGGATCGAAATCACCGAACTTAACGAGCGAATAAGTCATGAACGTAAAGCGCTGCGGGAATGGTCGGATCTCCAGGCGGCACAATTAAATGTCTGCCCACGTTGTAGCGGAACAGGAAAAACGCAGCGCCCTGTCATTACCGTCTGTAACGAGTGTGGTGGTAATGGGCATATTGTGGCGACGTTCGAACATCTGCGTAAATCATTGGCTATCATAGGGGCTGTGATATCTGCTGGTGAATGGCCGAAATATTTGGATCTGGTTAAGAGTTGCATGCGCTGGTTGTATGTTGAAGAGTCTCAGGCGGTTAGCACCCTCAGCACTAAAATTTATGATGAAATGGAGGCATGA
- a CDS encoding DUF2971 domain-containing protein, giving the protein MGIIYHYCSPEAFISIAKNKKLWLSATNNMNDSAEGVWLIETLKKVLSINVNSINRSSRDYIYNHLFLNNNIKFISCFSKENDLLSQWRAYAQDGEGVAIGFDEDKFELSSGFASNHPDPKESIKINDVLYLNNVELEAAIIQILRKHGIILSDGKDEISSEMLVKLSAELSFLSTIVKNVSFKEEKEKRITYSTLVMGNGEDNSTVILYPFGEMHYRISGSFLTSYFEFGFKNDAIVETIRGPKNKFSQYDIETFMGLNGLGLARAHRSTATYR; this is encoded by the coding sequence GTGGGTATTATTTACCATTATTGCAGCCCTGAAGCATTTATTAGTATTGCCAAGAATAAAAAATTGTGGTTAAGCGCTACTAATAATATGAATGATTCGGCAGAGGGGGTGTGGTTGATAGAGACATTAAAAAAAGTATTATCTATCAATGTCAATTCAATTAATCGTTCTTCTCGTGATTATATTTACAACCATTTGTTCTTAAACAATAACATAAAGTTCATTTCGTGCTTCTCTAAAGAAAATGATCTGCTAAGTCAGTGGAGAGCGTATGCCCAAGACGGAGAAGGTGTTGCTATAGGATTCGATGAAGATAAGTTTGAATTGTCTTCTGGGTTTGCATCTAATCATCCAGACCCAAAGGAAAGCATAAAGATAAATGATGTTTTATATTTAAATAATGTCGAGCTAGAGGCCGCGATTATTCAGATATTAAGAAAACACGGCATTATCCTCAGTGATGGGAAAGATGAAATCTCATCAGAGATGTTAGTCAAACTAAGCGCTGAATTAAGTTTTTTATCCACAATAGTTAAAAATGTATCATTTAAAGAAGAAAAAGAAAAAAGAATTACATATTCAACCTTAGTAATGGGGAATGGTGAGGACAATAGTACAGTAATACTCTATCCATTCGGTGAGATGCATTATCGTATATCCGGTTCTTTTCTAACTTCATATTTTGAATTTGGTTTTAAAAATGATGCGATTGTTGAAACAATTCGCGGGCCTAAAAATAAATTCTCTCAGTATGATATTGAAACTTTTATGGGATTAAATGGATTAGGATTGGCACGAGCTCATAGAAGTACTGCAACCTACAGGTAG
- a CDS encoding N-acetylmuramidase family protein: MSKILTLLDYRVAASGLGVPVATIKAVTEVESSGSGFLSDGRVKVQYEPHVMYQQLTKHFGGARANTELAKHPDLVARKPGSYQSLDKEDKDMDRAATVIDRGCALQSASWGAFQIMGYHWKTCGYPTLQAFINAQYMAAGQLDSFVRFIKADNKLLSALKSRDWATFARIYNGPAYAKNRYDTKLESAYAKYQGAV; encoded by the coding sequence ATGTCCAAAATTCTCACCCTTTTAGATTACCGGGTCGCCGCGAGTGGTTTGGGGGTTCCGGTTGCCACGATTAAAGCTGTGACCGAAGTAGAAAGTAGCGGCAGCGGATTTCTATCGGATGGTCGGGTAAAAGTGCAATATGAACCGCATGTTATGTATCAGCAACTGACGAAACATTTCGGCGGTGCTCGGGCAAATACCGAATTAGCGAAACATCCCGATCTGGTAGCGCGTAAACCGGGCAGTTACCAATCCCTAGATAAAGAAGATAAAGATATGGATCGGGCTGCGACTGTTATTGATCGCGGCTGCGCGTTGCAATCTGCATCGTGGGGAGCATTTCAGATCATGGGTTACCACTGGAAAACTTGCGGCTACCCGACATTACAAGCTTTCATTAACGCCCAATACATGGCAGCCGGGCAACTCGATTCGTTCGTGCGCTTTATTAAAGCGGATAACAAACTGCTATCGGCGCTGAAAAGTCGTGATTGGGCAACCTTCGCCCGAATTTACAACGGTCCAGCGTATGCCAAAAATCGCTATGACACCAAACTTGAGAGTGCATATGCCAAGTACCAGGGGGCTGTGTAA
- a CDS encoding N4-gp56 family major capsid protein, with the protein MTTITSAQANKLMQVALFTAANRNRSFVNIMTEQQEAPKAVTPDKKGVKQTSYTAPVVRITDLQKSKGDEVDMQIVHKLSKRPTMGDAKLEGRGENLAFADFSLKINQGRHLVDAGGKMSEQRYKHNLNKTGRTLLGTYFNDLQDQCATVHLAGARGDFIADDTILPLAGHSEFGKIMINDVLPPTYDRHFYAGDATSFEGLDAADLFTLGVVDNLSLFIDEMAHPLQPVKMSKDDMANDDPYYVLNVTPRQWNDWYTSTSGKDWQAMLSRVMQRSKGFDHPLFKGECAMWRNILVRKYTGMPIRFNTGSQVAVSNNDLAATVAQKEAKTTIDRAILLGGQALANAYGTGEGGGHFGYHEEKVDHGNGTEISVRWINGLKKIRFQQKDGRMSDHGIIVVDSAISTGR; encoded by the coding sequence ATGACTACCATTACCTCCGCCCAGGCGAATAAGTTGATGCAGGTTGCGCTGTTTACCGCAGCCAACCGCAACCGCTCATTCGTTAACATCATGACGGAACAGCAGGAAGCGCCAAAGGCGGTAACGCCGGATAAAAAAGGCGTGAAGCAAACCAGCTATACCGCGCCAGTAGTGCGCATTACCGATCTGCAAAAATCCAAGGGCGATGAAGTGGATATGCAGATCGTCCACAAGCTCAGCAAGCGCCCGACGATGGGCGATGCGAAGCTGGAAGGGCGCGGTGAAAACCTCGCGTTCGCGGATTTCTCGCTTAAGATCAATCAGGGCCGCCACCTGGTTGATGCGGGCGGGAAAATGTCAGAACAGCGTTATAAGCACAATCTGAACAAAACCGGGCGCACCTTGCTGGGCACGTACTTTAATGACCTGCAAGATCAGTGCGCAACGGTGCATCTGGCGGGCGCACGCGGTGATTTTATCGCCGATGACACCATTCTGCCGCTGGCAGGACACAGTGAGTTCGGCAAAATCATGATCAACGACGTGCTGCCGCCAACCTACGATCGCCATTTTTATGCCGGTGACGCAACCAGCTTTGAAGGTCTGGATGCTGCCGATCTGTTTACGCTGGGCGTGGTCGATAATCTCTCTCTGTTTATCGATGAAATGGCGCATCCACTCCAGCCCGTCAAAATGTCGAAAGACGACATGGCGAACGACGATCCGTATTACGTCCTGAACGTGACGCCACGCCAGTGGAACGACTGGTATACGTCCACCTCTGGTAAAGACTGGCAGGCGATGCTGTCTCGCGTTATGCAGCGATCTAAAGGCTTCGACCATCCGTTGTTCAAAGGTGAGTGTGCGATGTGGCGTAACATCCTGGTGCGTAAATACACCGGGATGCCGATTCGCTTCAACACAGGTTCTCAGGTCGCGGTTTCCAATAACGATCTGGCTGCGACGGTAGCGCAGAAGGAAGCGAAAACCACCATTGACCGCGCCATCTTGCTGGGCGGTCAGGCGCTGGCGAACGCTTACGGTACGGGCGAAGGCGGCGGCCACTTCGGCTACCACGAAGAGAAGGTGGATCATGGTAACGGCACAGAGATTTCAGTTCGTTGGATTAACGGCCTGAAGAAAATCCGCTTCCAGCAGAAAGATGGCCGTATGAGTGACCACGGCATCATCGTCGTCGATTCCGCGATCTCTACGGGTCGTTAA
- a CDS encoding DUF6979 family protein, with amino-acid sequence MGIYGETAVAVASNFIYGQSPQECWEHEITHFTSSKESRKKGCPKSAFLGLCQDGYIKDIPKGNYLPPDSPNKEYAVAAAERLLSEPTRKYSKSDLWKKATEHFDEAAKNQNGQMDVVLALKDAGLLQKPD; translated from the coding sequence ATGGGGATTTATGGTGAAACAGCCGTTGCTGTAGCGAGTAATTTTATTTATGGGCAATCGCCGCAAGAGTGTTGGGAACATGAAATAACTCATTTCACTAGCAGTAAAGAAAGCAGGAAAAAAGGTTGTCCCAAATCTGCATTTCTTGGGTTATGTCAGGATGGTTATATAAAAGATATCCCGAAAGGGAATTATTTACCGCCAGACAGTCCAAATAAAGAATACGCCGTAGCGGCTGCTGAAAGGTTATTAAGTGAACCAACCAGAAAATATTCTAAATCTGATTTATGGAAAAAAGCGACGGAACACTTTGATGAAGCCGCAAAAAATCAAAATGGTCAAATGGATGTTGTTCTGGCATTAAAAGACGCCGGATTACTACAGAAACCCGATTGA
- a CDS encoding RyR domain-containing protein, producing MSWDDAPDWQKDSARLGVEFHLNGEHGPEASHNSWLAQKQAEGWVYGPVKDAEKKEHPCFVPYDQLPKEQQVKDYLFRAVVHAFK from the coding sequence ATGTCGTGGGACGATGCACCAGATTGGCAGAAAGATAGTGCTCGCCTCGGCGTAGAATTCCATCTCAATGGTGAGCACGGCCCAGAAGCGTCACATAATAGTTGGTTGGCTCAGAAACAGGCTGAAGGTTGGGTATATGGGCCAGTGAAAGACGCCGAGAAGAAAGAACACCCGTGCTTTGTCCCGTATGACCAGCTTCCTAAAGAGCAGCAGGTGAAAGATTACCTGTTTCGCGCTGTAGTCCACGCATTCAAGTGA
- a CDS encoding prophage tail fiber N-terminal domain-containing protein produces MSVLISGVLMNPAGVPVSGAEVTFSALTNGPSVLNGFSASVMTDQDGNYSIPLEICEYAISIQSDGYNSVYGSVSINEKSTPATINELLKLAAMEQTVTPAIIVYFREIQTDVAAKLATIQTLGTNAADAASTAIAAKNEAVQYAQALSAAVAQAQQASASATASANTATAAKNSAETAAGNAQATFAGAMKKSANGADIVNPAAFRENIGLSNAMLKGEFGWGGSTPSITAPTLNDFFVINKAASGLYSADPAVVAGLPPGYGPCILTWTSGTLGAYGELTAVDVTNSNHRAARNVLTAEVWQGWDYIPQYKNDDPGFVRNALANEYQTESDFMYSLRLQQNIGSSLVNGDNWRSFVNVRHRGGQGTDSPDWGYAIIDENMTQGNYNSFKLWKTQAGVWLPPVVLWHTGNLAPFTLDTDQDITGVKYFRRDGNAFNLRPSPNHSSYIFCQDTADKNKWYIGTGADNSNNAEFYNYIGRTGIELTAFGDVNLVAPSNALINNNIVWHEGNLQKPANLNTSQTFTGDKVFTTQTSVRGAWPSFLFFNSDIPPTTVGHLTRIEISIDGAITLISRNATDTIGQRVITFPKITGGNVLVTGNNVVADSGGFYKTASPVINIYADGSFTTTHEAIGVNVERLSEGVYKITGCQGMHSDAAWNGIDGGVSNPKCRNDKALLWNNYEVAEDGSVTVYTFHRVHPDAMPFAQNRLTLDKQPFDAKKGHKLEETWPDQSPIDVPRGAFIQVRVNMPGRIEPYHAISHSNVYCNTIFLA; encoded by the coding sequence GTGAGTGTATTAATCAGTGGCGTGTTAATGAATCCGGCAGGTGTACCTGTTTCCGGTGCTGAAGTTACCTTTAGTGCACTGACCAACGGGCCCTCGGTATTGAACGGTTTCTCTGCATCCGTCATGACCGATCAGGATGGTAATTACTCTATTCCGTTGGAGATCTGCGAGTACGCCATTTCAATCCAGAGCGATGGTTACAATTCGGTCTATGGTTCGGTTTCTATTAATGAGAAGTCGACACCGGCGACGATCAATGAATTATTAAAACTGGCAGCGATGGAACAAACCGTTACGCCAGCGATCATTGTCTATTTCCGCGAAATCCAAACCGACGTTGCCGCGAAGTTGGCTACGATACAGACGTTGGGTACTAATGCGGCAGATGCTGCGAGTACCGCCATTGCAGCCAAAAATGAGGCAGTTCAGTACGCCCAGGCTCTCAGCGCGGCGGTAGCTCAGGCACAGCAAGCCAGCGCGTCAGCGACTGCTTCAGCCAATACAGCTACGGCTGCTAAAAATTCGGCTGAGACGGCGGCGGGAAATGCTCAGGCAACATTTGCTGGTGCAATGAAGAAATCCGCCAACGGGGCTGATATTGTTAACCCTGCCGCGTTTCGTGAAAACATTGGCCTGAGTAATGCAATGCTGAAGGGGGAATTCGGCTGGGGCGGTAGTACGCCAAGCATCACTGCACCGACGTTAAATGATTTTTTCGTCATTAATAAAGCTGCCAGTGGTTTATACAGCGCTGACCCCGCCGTTGTTGCGGGGCTCCCGCCGGGCTACGGACCGTGCATTCTCACGTGGACTTCAGGAACCCTAGGGGCGTACGGCGAGTTAACGGCGGTCGATGTGACCAATAGCAACCATCGAGCCGCAAGAAACGTGCTCACCGCTGAGGTTTGGCAGGGCTGGGATTACATTCCGCAATATAAAAACGATGACCCCGGATTTGTTCGCAATGCACTCGCCAATGAATACCAAACTGAATCAGATTTTATGTATTCATTACGTCTTCAGCAAAACATAGGCAGCAGCTTAGTTAACGGGGATAACTGGAGATCGTTCGTAAATGTCAGGCACCGAGGGGGCCAAGGCACTGATAGTCCCGACTGGGGGTATGCAATTATCGATGAGAATATGACTCAGGGGAATTATAACTCGTTCAAATTGTGGAAGACCCAAGCCGGGGTGTGGCTACCACCAGTAGTTTTATGGCATACAGGGAATTTGGCACCGTTTACGCTTGACACTGATCAGGATATAACAGGGGTGAAATACTTTCGAAGAGATGGCAACGCTTTCAATTTGAGGCCGTCGCCAAACCATTCATCTTATATTTTTTGCCAGGACACCGCCGACAAAAATAAATGGTATATAGGGACAGGTGCAGACAACAGCAACAATGCCGAGTTTTACAATTATATTGGTAGAACAGGTATAGAATTGACTGCGTTTGGTGATGTTAATCTTGTGGCTCCCAGCAATGCTCTCATTAACAATAATATTGTGTGGCATGAGGGGAATCTTCAGAAACCCGCAAACCTAAACACTAGTCAGACCTTTACTGGAGATAAAGTATTCACAACACAGACATCAGTACGCGGGGCTTGGCCTTCATTTTTATTTTTCAATTCAGATATTCCGCCAACAACAGTCGGACATTTAACACGCATTGAAATCAGCATAGACGGAGCTATTACACTAATAAGTAGGAACGCAACAGACACTATCGGGCAGAGGGTTATAACATTCCCGAAAATAACTGGCGGAAACGTTCTAGTCACGGGCAATAACGTGGTAGCTGATTCGGGCGGATTCTATAAAACCGCATCTCCCGTCATCAACATCTACGCCGACGGTTCATTTACTACTACACATGAAGCGATTGGCGTTAATGTCGAACGGTTGAGCGAGGGGGTTTATAAAATCACCGGCTGTCAGGGTATGCACTCGGATGCGGCGTGGAATGGTATAGACGGCGGCGTCAGCAATCCGAAATGCCGGAACGACAAAGCGCTGCTGTGGAACAATTATGAGGTCGCTGAGGACGGTTCCGTCACTGTCTACACGTTCCACCGAGTTCACCCTGATGCGATGCCGTTTGCGCAAAACCGTTTGACGCTGGATAAACAGCCATTTGACGCTAAAAAGGGACACAAACTCGAAGAAACATGGCCGGATCAGTCGCCTATTGATGTTCCACGCGGCGCATTCATTCAAGTCCGCGTGAACATGCCAGGGCGCATCGAGCCGTATCACGCAATCAGCCACAGCAACGTTTACTGCAATACTATATTCCTCGCTTAG
- a CDS encoding colicin-like pore-forming protein, with amino-acid sequence MTQPSYYKDGVPFDSTGQVIITITGGPTGSYLNPSSNPNASRPVYVNWPGINVPHGGGGIVNYNPRNLPFSGLYSLREGQKKINQFLEQARNAYPKNVEQVKEEANTLLKNLRESGLIGNSEINLAANSLQESVDSLQVNIELTKSGELLVNSKTNETEKTFIDFMNNNKLSNFIGKPDDMIDLAIATTGQWFHRLWDRTVPPTFVEEIKEKNNLVTYLDRVKIVNDDVLDKKEKLNNIKNSFEVENEVLTKTSELIVGMGQEVGSHLGDKYKAIADEIAGDIRNFQGKKIRSFDDAMKSLDKITSNPEMKINKSDRDALINAWKHVDAQDMANKLGNLGKAFKVADVVIKIGKVREKSIEGYETGNWSPLMLEVESWVLSGVASGVALGILAYVAPAIAMTVGLPVSAIMIAGIIGIGLVASFIDDKFADKLNNELIRPVH; translated from the coding sequence ATGACACAACCTTCATATTACAAAGATGGCGTTCCCTTTGATTCTACTGGGCAGGTAATTATTACGATCACAGGGGGGCCGACAGGTTCTTATCTAAATCCGTCATCAAATCCTAATGCATCAAGACCGGTATATGTAAACTGGCCAGGAATTAATGTTCCACATGGAGGCGGTGGGATTGTGAATTATAATCCTCGTAATCTACCTTTTTCCGGTTTATATTCCCTCCGAGAAGGGCAGAAGAAAATTAATCAATTTTTGGAGCAAGCTAGAAATGCCTACCCGAAAAATGTTGAGCAAGTAAAAGAAGAAGCAAACACGCTATTAAAAAACTTAAGAGAATCAGGGCTTATTGGTAACTCTGAAATTAATTTAGCCGCAAACTCTCTACAGGAATCTGTCGACTCCTTGCAGGTAAATATTGAGTTAACCAAGTCGGGGGAGCTGCTAGTTAATAGTAAAACAAATGAGACTGAAAAAACTTTCATTGATTTTATGAATAACAATAAACTTTCGAATTTTATCGGAAAACCTGACGATATGATTGATTTGGCTATAGCGACTACCGGCCAATGGTTTCATCGGTTATGGGATAGAACTGTACCACCAACGTTCGTTGAGGAAATTAAAGAAAAAAATAATCTTGTGACTTATCTTGATCGAGTGAAAATCGTAAATGATGATGTGTTAGATAAAAAAGAAAAATTAAATAACATTAAAAATTCATTTGAGGTCGAAAATGAGGTGCTTACAAAAACCAGTGAATTAATTGTAGGGATGGGGCAGGAAGTTGGTAGTCATTTAGGTGATAAGTATAAAGCTATCGCGGATGAAATAGCTGGTGATATCAGAAATTTTCAGGGAAAGAAAATCAGAAGTTTTGATGATGCGATGAAATCATTAGATAAAATCACATCAAATCCAGAAATGAAAATCAATAAATCCGATAGGGACGCACTTATTAATGCATGGAAACATGTTGATGCCCAAGATATGGCAAATAAACTTGGCAACCTTGGCAAGGCGTTCAAGGTAGCAGACGTGGTGATAAAAATCGGAAAGGTTAGAGAAAAAAGCATTGAGGGCTATGAGACTGGCAACTGGAGCCCATTAATGTTAGAGGTGGAATCTTGGGTGTTGAGTGGGGTTGCATCTGGTGTTGCGTTGGGGATCCTTGCTTACGTAGCTCCAGCTATTGCAATGACTGTAGGATTGCCTGTGTCCGCGATAATGATAGCAGGGATTATAGGGATTGGTTTGGTAGCATCATTTATAGATGACAAATTTGCTGATAAATTAAATAATGAACTAATTCGCCCTGTGCATTAA
- the cui gene encoding colicin immunity protein Cui has translation MSKQGTDSIEKRMFFLLIIGIIPLFIILIIHLNNPDALILNEFAATFKNLPTITSNKSLLMSKAMDIYCKASPLLALLFIAVSYRHFEFKKIMTTQKLVWVFILFSVLYFTITILLLAHNKELNDSRNWLKVISENDYLLTFFYISIFSVCYIFTVYYLSFIISFFKGK, from the coding sequence ATGAGTAAACAAGGAACCGATAGCATTGAGAAAAGAATGTTTTTTTTACTGATTATTGGAATAATACCTTTATTCATAATCCTCATCATTCATTTAAACAACCCCGATGCTCTAATCCTTAATGAATTCGCTGCAACTTTCAAAAACCTCCCAACAATCACATCCAATAAAAGCCTGCTAATGAGTAAGGCCATGGATATTTACTGCAAAGCATCACCATTACTGGCGTTGTTATTCATAGCAGTATCATACCGCCACTTTGAATTCAAGAAAATAATGACAACCCAAAAATTAGTCTGGGTATTTATTTTATTTTCAGTTTTGTACTTCACAATCACAATTTTATTACTAGCTCACAACAAGGAACTTAATGATTCAAGGAACTGGCTAAAGGTAATATCGGAAAATGACTATCTACTTACATTTTTCTATATTTCAATATTTTCAGTTTGTTATATTTTTACCGTATATTATCTTAGTTTTATTATTTCTTTTTTCAAAGGAAAGTGA